A single region of the Brachypodium distachyon strain Bd21 chromosome 3, Brachypodium_distachyon_v3.0, whole genome shotgun sequence genome encodes:
- the LOC100844688 gene encoding protein SMAX1-LIKE 3 has translation MRAGVCTVQQALTAEAAAVVKQAVSLARRRGNAQVTPLHVASAMLHASTGLLRAACLRSHSHPLQCKALELCFNVALNRLPAGSPLHGHVYYPPSLSNALVAAFKRAQAHQRRGGSVDTNQQQQPVLAVKIELEQLVISILDDPSVSRVMREAGFSSPQVKANVEHAVVSSIEGTKGLTNPNPSSSSSPPTEFENKPAGIGKLPVVEQVREEDVAAILDCLASGRSKRRVMVVAESSSAAEAAAMAAVDRIKEKAAPPRVISISVSMFRDALREDAERRLGELRRAVARDSKAAAGGSRGVVLVVEDLRWAAEFWAGRVGRRSASSSCYYYCAVEHAVGEVRALACRGEGDGVWLVAYGSYQAYMRCRAGNPSLESLWGIQPLAIPSGSLALSLSSADVDSAIALSHRQSTSPACLSLLDASCSGQPMAAVSSCCGDCSATNPDAMRSASHRSIVPSSSTNIPPWLRHCRDQELPPCKNWSSTTCGGSASQRTTQLNFSTAVSPSSSVSSYEQYYNMHQPYQPWIVADVHEPSKHSWRAKCSFDNVLMDEAVEGVKLLSAAAVKSKSRDSSASNGGSVEVGCRSRSFKEVSAENLKVLCGALEKEVPWQKEIVPEIASTVLRCRSGMAKRRDAMKAKEETWMLFLGGDTDGKLRVARELAGLVFGSRKSFVSIDADACSPARSDSFVEQKHHGSKRHRSEASHLERLFEAVRDNPHRVILMEGVERVDRRCQMGIKEAIESGVVRRSHSGAGAGADDDDVASLGDAIVVLCCDSFDSRSRACSPPTMSKKAKAKSDDDDKSNDRHDNEAASCFDLNMSVDEDQEVVVDEYCSFGDAGLIKAVDRTLFFRTPEEV, from the exons ATGAGAGCCGGGGTGTGCACGGTGCAGCAGGCGCTGACGGCggaggctgcggcggtggtGAAGCAGGCGGTGAGcctggcgcggcggcgcggcaacGCGCAGGTGACGCCGCTGCACGTGGCGAGCGCGATGCTCCACGCGTCCACGGGGCTCCTCCGCGCGGCGTGCCTCCGGTCGCACTCGCACCCGCTGCAGTGCAAGGCCCTGGAGCTCTGCTTCAACGTGGCGCTCAACCGCCTCCCCGCGGGCTCCCCGCTCCACGGCCACGTCTACTACCCGCCGTCCCTCTCCAAcgcgctcgtcgccgccttcaAGCGCGCGCAGGCGCACCAGCGCCGGGGCGGCTCCGTCGACAccaaccagcagcagcagccggtgCTTGCCGTCAAGATCGAGCTGGAGCAGCTGGTGATCTCCATTCTGGATGACCCCAGTGTGAGCCGAGTCATGCGGGAGGCGGGCTTCTCCAGCCCCCAGGTCAAGGCCAACGTGGAGCACGCCGTCGTCTCTTCCATCGAAGGAACAAAGGGCTTAAccaaccctaaccctagcagcagcagctcaccGCCGACTGAATTCGAAAACAAACCAGCTGGCATCGGCAAGCTCCCTGTAGTGGAACAAGTGCGAGAGGAGGACGTGGCGGCCATCCTGGACTGCCTGGCCAGCGGCCGGAGCAAGAGGCGGGTCATGGTCGTGGCCGAGTCGTCCTCCGCGGCCGAGGCAGCGGCAATGGCAGCCGTGGACAGGATCAAGGAAAAGGCCGCGCCCCCGCGCGTGATCAGCATCAGCGTGTCCATGTTCCGGGACGCgctgagggaggatgccgagcGGCGTCTCGGCGAACTCCGGCGCGCGGTCGCCAGGGACAGCAAGGCCGCGGCGGGCGGAAGCAGGGGCGTGGTGCTCGTGGTGGAGGACCTGAGGTGGGCCGCCGAGTTCTGGGCCGGGCgcgtggggaggaggagcgcgagcAGCAGCTGCTACTACTACTGCGCCGTGGAGCACGCCGTGGGCGAGGTGCGCGCCCTGGCGTGCCGCGGCGAGGGCGACGGCGTCTGGCTAGTCGCCTACGGGTCGTACCAGGCTTACATGAGATGCAGAGCTGGGAACCCGTCGCTGGAGAGCCTCTGGGGAATCCAGCCGCTCGCCATCCCCTCCGGCAGCCTCGCGCTGAGCCTCAGCTCCGCCGACGTCGACAG TGCAATCGCACTCAGTCATCGTCAGTCAACGTCGCCTGCTTGTCTGTCTCTTTTGGACGCGTCCTGCTCCGGCCAGCCGATGGCGGCCGTCTCCAGCTGCTGCGGCGATTGCTCCGCTACAAACCCCGATGCCATGAGATCAGCATCGCATCGGTCAATCGTGCCGTCTTCGTCCACCAATATCCCTCCTTGGCTTCGTCATTGCCGCGATCAG GAGCTTCCTCCTTGCAAGAATTGGAGCTCAACGACATGCGGCGGCTCGGCGTCCCAAAGGACGACACAGCTGAACTTCTCGACGGCGGtgtcgccgtcctcctccgtctcctccTACGAGCAGTACTACAACATGCACCAGCCGTACCAGCCATGGATTGTGGCGGACGTGCACGAGCCCTCCAAGCACTCATGGAGAGCCAAGTGCAGCTTCGACAATGTCCTCATGGACGAGGCTGTGGAAGGCGTGAAGCTTCTGAGCGCAGCAGCGGTCAAGTCCAAGTCCCGCGACTCCAGCGCCTCCAACGGCGGCTCAGTGGAGGTCGGGTGCCGCTCCAGGTCGTTCAAGGAGGTGAGCGCCGAGAACCTCAAGGTGCTCTGCGGCGCGCTGGAGAAGGAGGTGCCGTGGCAGAAGGAGATCGTGCCCGAGATCGCCAGCACGGTTCTCCGGTGCCGCTCGGGCATGGCCAAGAGGCGCGACGCGATGAAGGCCAAGGAGGAGACGTGGATGCTCTTTCTCGGAGGCGACACGGACGGCAAGTTGAGGGTGGCCAGGGAGCTCGCGGGGCTCGTCTTCGGCTCGCGCAAGAGTTTCGTGTCCATCGACGCCGACGCGTGCTCGCCGGCACGGTCGGATTCCTTCGTCGAGCAGAAGCACCACGGCAGCAAGAGGCATCGGTCGGAGGCGAGCCACCTCGAGAGGCTGTTCGAGGCCGTGCGCGACAACCCGCATCGTGTCATCTTGATGGAGGGCGTGGAGCGAGTCGACCGGCGCTGCCAGATGGGCATCAAGGAGGCCATCGAGAGCGGCGTGGTGCGGCGGAGCcactccggcgccggcgccggcgccgacgacgatgatgtGGCTTCCCTCGGCGACGCCATCGTCGTGCTCTGCTGCGACAGCTTCGACTCCAGGTCGAGGGCTTGCTCCCCGCCGACGATGagcaagaaggccaaggcgAAGAGCGACGATGACGACAAGAGTAATGATCGTCATGACAATGAAGCCGCGTCTTGCTTTGATCTCAACATGAGTGTGGATGAGGACCAAGAAGTGGTGGTGGACGAGTACTGCAGCTTCGGTGATGCCGGTCTGATCAAGGCAGTGGACAGGACATTGTTCTTCAGAACACCGGAGGAAGTCTGA